In a genomic window of Ipomoea triloba cultivar NCNSP0323 chromosome 3, ASM357664v1:
- the LOC116013289 gene encoding probable prolyl 4-hydroxylase 7: MDCRLIVLFSLCLLSVFPDLSLQSSRWVGAEKTREPVLKMVTGASSAFIDPTRVTQISWHPRAFLYKGFLSYEECDHLTNLARDKLEKSMVADNDSGKSIESEVRTSSGTFLRKAQDEVIANIEARIAAWTFLPPENGESIQILRYENGQKYEPHFDYFHDKVNQELGGHRVATVLMYLSSVEKGGETIFPNSENKDIQLKGEDWSECAKNGYAVKPYKGDALLFFSLHLNATTDPLSLHGSCPVLEGEKWSATKWIHVRSFDIPTSGCADKNSNCARWAAAGECENNPSYMVGTDESPGRCRKSCQVCSS; this comes from the exons ATGGATTGTCGGCTGATTGTTTTGTTCTCACTCTGTTTGTTATCCGTCTTCCCTGATCTCTCCCTCCAATCCTCCAGATGGGTTGGAGCTGAAAAAAc GAGAGAGCCGGTGCTGAAAATGGTTACCGGAGCTTCGTCTGCTTTTATTGATCCGACCCGGGTCACCCAAATCTCTTGGCATCCCAG GGCTTTCTTATATAAAGGATTCTTGTCATACGAGGAGTGTGATCATCTCACCAATTTG GCTAGAGATAAGCTGGAGAAATCCATGGTGGCTGACAATGATTCGGGAAAGAGCATCGAGAGTGAAGTTCGGACAAGTTCTGGCACCTTTCTTAGAAAGGCTCAG GATGAAGTTATTGCTAATATTGAAGCCAGGATAGCTGCCTGGACTTTCTTACCTCCAG AGAATGGAGAATCTATCCAAATTCTGCGATATGAAAATGGACAAAAATACGAGCCacattttgattattttcacgACAAGGTCAATCAAGAGCTAGGGGGTCATCGTGTGGCTACTGTTCTTATGTACTTATCATCTGTTGAGAAGGGTGGGGAAACAATATTCCCTAATTCCGAG AACAAAGACATTCAGCTAAAGGGTGAGGACTGGTCTGAGTGTGCTAAAAATGGCTATGCAG TGAAACCGTACAAGGGTGATGCATTGTTGTTTTTCAGTCTTCATCTCAACGCTACGACTGACCCcctaagcttacatggaagctGCCCTGTGCTTGAAGGCGAGAAGTGGTCTGCTACAAAATGGATTCACGTGCGGTCTTTTGATATACCAACCAGTGGATGCGCTGATAAGAACTCGAACTGCGCCCGCTGGGCTGCTGCTGGCGAATGCGAAAATAATCCTTCATATATGGTGGGCACTGACGAATCTCCGGGACGCTGTAGGAAAAGCTGTCAAGTATGCTCATCTTAG
- the LOC116011697 gene encoding glycerol-3-phosphate acyltransferase RAM2-like — protein sequence MADTDSSNVHREFPTIDRCSSDGRDDHSVVADLDGTLLVGRSSFPYFAVVAFEAGGIFRLLFLLLATPLAGVLYYFISESAGIRVLIFATFAGMRVSSIESAARAVLPKFYSADLHPETWRVFSSCGRRCVLTANPRIMVETFLKEYLGADVVMGTEISTWKGRATGLVKHPGILVGENKANAIRSVFGSSSAPDIGLGDRHSDFPFMKLCKESYLVPQEPEVKPMSAEKLPRPIVFHDGRLVEKPSPLMALLIILWIPLAFLLACLRIAAGALLPMPVVYYAFWALGVRVTVKGTPPPPASKSTGQTGVLFVCSHRTLLDPIFLSAALGRPIPAVTYSLSRLSEFISPIKTVRLSRDRVTDANMIKKLLQEGDLAICPEGTTSREPLLLRFSALFAELTDELVPVAMSNRMSVFHGTTARGWKGMDPFYFFMNPSPAYEVNFLNKLPRELTCSAGKSSHEVANYIQRIIAATLSYECTGFTRKDKYRALAGNDGTVNNKPGLAPNKVMGC from the exons ATGGCCGACACAGATTCCTCAAACGTCCATCGTGAATTCCCCACAATCGACCGATGTTCCTCCGACGGTCGTGATGACCACTCGGTGGTTGCTGACCTGGACGGAACGTTGTTGGTCGGACGCAGCTCGTTCCCGTATTTCGCGGTCGTGGCATTCGAAGCCGGCGGCATTTTCCGGCTGCTTTTCCTCCTCTTGGCCACTCCGCTCGCCGGAGTTCTTTACTACTTTATCTCGGAGTCCGCCGGCATTCGCGTGCTGATTTTCGCGACGTTTGCGGGGATGAGGGTGTCCAGTATCGAGTCGGCGGCGCGTGCCGTCCTGCCCAAATTCTATTCCGCCGACCTGCACCCGGAGACGTGGCGCGTGTTCTCGTCGTGTGGGAGGAGATGCGTGCTCACCGCGAATCCGAGAATCATGGTGGAGACATTCTTGAAGGAATATTTGGGGGCTGATGTGGTTATGGGGACAGAGATTTCGACGTGGAAAGGGAGAGCCACTGGGTTAGTGAAACATCCTGGAATCCTTGTCGGGGAAAACAAAGCTAACGCCATTCGTAGTGTATTTGGATCTTCATCCGCTCCTGATATTGGCCTTGGCGATCGCCACAGTGATTTTCCATTCATGAAACTCTGCAAG GAAAGTTATTTGGTTCCACAGGAGCCGGAGGTGAAGCCGATGAGCGCTGAGAAGTTGCCAAGGCCGATAGTTTTTCACGACGGCCGGCTAGTTGAGAAGCCAAGTCCATTAATGGCGCTCTTGATCATTCTCTGGATCCCATTAGCCTTTCTTCTAGCGTGCTTGCGTATTGCCGCCGGGGCGCTCCTCCCGATGCCGGTGGTGTACTATGCATTCTGGGCACTCGGCGTCAGAGTCACCGTAAAAGGCACCCCGCCGCCGCCGGCTTCCAAGTCCACCGGCCAAACAGGAGTCCTCTTTGTATGCTCGCACCGAACACTTCTCGACCCGATTTTCCTCTCCGCCGCGCTCGGCCGCCCCATTCCAGCCGTCACATACTCGCTCTCACGCCTCTCGGAGTTCATATCCCCCATCAAAACCGTGCGCCTAAGCCGCGACCGCGTCACCGACGCCAACATGATCAAGAAGCTATTGCAAGAAGGAGACTTAGCCATATGCCCCGAAGGGACCACAAGCAGGGAGCCATTATTGCTAAGATTCTCCGCCCTGTTCGCGGAATTAACCGACGAGCTTGTCCCGGTGGCGATGTCTAACAGAATGAGCGTGTTTCACGGGACGACGGCGAGAGGATGGAAAGGAATGGACCCCTTCTACTTCTTCATGAACCCCAGCCCCGCCTACGAAGTCAACTTCTTGAACAAGCTGCCGCGTGAACTGACTTGCAGCGCCGGAAAATCCAGCCACGAAGTCGCGAATTACATACAGAGGATAATTGCGGCGACATTATCGTACGAGTGCACCGGCTTTACTAGGAAGGACAAGTACCGAGCTTTGGCCGGAAACGATGGGACCGTGAATAATAAACCCGGACTCGCTCCTAACAAAGTAATGGGCTGCTAA
- the LOC116011698 gene encoding thaumatin-like protein, with the protein MKLPNTSLVFVLSAALNFILYVHVESCTFYVTNKCSFPIWPATAPNTGYPVVANGGFYLPPGKTHSFRVPGDWSGRVWARTGCDFDSGGKCETGDCDGKLECAGSIGLPPATLVELTIQMDKGKPSFYDVSLVDGYNLPVSVASIPSSSKCFIGGCMKSMRNACPAELQVVNNNGDVVACKSACLAFNADSFCCRNQYGSPDKCKPTLYSKMFKNACPSYVSYAFDRPSPVVSCTSDKYWFTFCPENFGSGSVSS; encoded by the exons ATGAAGTTGCCAAACACGTCTCTAGTTTTCGTCCTCTCCGCTGCACTTAACTTTATATTATACGTACATGTAGAGTCCTGTACCTTCTACGTTACTAACAAATGCTCGTTTCCGATATGGCCGGCGACCGCCCCAAACACCGGCTATCCCGTGGTGGCAAACGGCGGCTTCTATCTCCCGCCGGGGAAAACCCATAGCTTCCGGGTGCCCGGGGATTGGAGCGGCCGCGTATGGGCAAGAACCGGCTGCGACTTCGATTCCGGCGGCAAATGTGAAACCGGCGACTGCGACGGGAAACTGGAGTGCGCCGGCAGCATCGGCCTTCCTCCGGCGACACTGGTGGAATTAACTATACAAATGGATAAAGGCAAGCCCAGTTTCTATGACGTCAGCTTGGTGGACGGATATAACCTCCCCGTGTCGGTTGCGTCAATCCCTTCGTCCTCCAAATGCTTCATCGGCGGGTGTATGAAAAGCATGAG GAATGCTTGTCCGGCGGAGCTGCAAGTTGTGAACAATAACGGAGATGTTGTGGCGTGTAAAAGCGCCTGCTTGGCTTTCAACGCCGACTCCTTTTGCTGCCGGAATCAGTACGGAAGTCCCGACAAATGCAAGCCTACTTTGTATTCCAAGATGTTTAAGAATGCATGTCCTTCGTACGTTAGCTATGCGTTTGATCGGCCGTCTCCGGTCGTTAGCTGCACCTCCGACAAGTATTGGTTTACTTTCTGCCCGGAAAACTTCGGCAGCGGTTCGGTGTCCTCGTAG
- the LOC116011756 gene encoding uncharacterized protein LOC116011756 encodes MDPLGNARVVRLKEHNKGKYLVANNDEKTLKQGRDGSSVNALWTVEVVDGQRYLRLRSCHGKYLTASNMPLIPRGRCQRVVASLPDRKTSSTEWEVEGEGIVRLKTRYGQFLKRNGGIMPWRNSLVHNNRVRRSSLWEIEVVDAEAAAFEEEAAAAAVSHHQRSASDSAIVKSQAFAAIKFPNLAGLKLKRSGQDEGSRDVC; translated from the coding sequence ATGGATCCATTGGGAAACGCAAGAGTCGTTCGGCTGAAAGAACACAACAAAGGGAAGTATCTGGTCGCGAATAACGACGAGAAGACGTTGAAGCAGGGCCGCGATGGTTCCTCAGTAAACGCGCTTTGGACGGTGGAAGTGGTCGACGGGCAACGCTACCTGCGGCTGAGGAGCTGCCACGGGAAATACCTGACGGCGTCAAACATGCCGTTAATCCCCAGGGGGAGGTGCCAGAGGGTGGTGGCGAGTTTGCCGGACCGAAAGACCTCCTCCACGGAGTGGGAGGTGGAAGGGGAAGGGATCGTGCGCCTCAAGACTCGCTACGGCCAATTCCTCAAGCGGAACGGCGGGATCATGCCGTGGAGGAACTCGCTCGTGCACAACAACCGCGTCAGGAGATCCTCGCTCTGGGAAATCGAGGTGGTCGATGCTGAGGCCGCCGCCTTCGAggaggaggcggcggcggcggcggttagCCACCACCAACGTTCTGCCTCTGATTCCGCCATCGTCAAATCGCAAGCTTTCGCTGCCATTAAGTTCCCCAATCTGGCTGGTTTGAAGCTTAAACGTTCCGGACAAGATGAAGGATCGCGTGATGTGTGCTGA
- the LOC116013412 gene encoding uncharacterized protein LOC116013412, translated as MSIMSFASPQYIYRVGFASQTSSNLSRIFSYAFFARRRRRFNAVSLSVTPKSDEELLLVVGGGAAGMYGAINAKTVAPNLKVVVIEKAKPLSKVKISGGGRCNVTNGHYADHMLLADNYPRGNKELRGSFFTVHGPMDTMSWFSNNGVELKIEEDGRVFPVSNSSSSIIDCLMSEAKKRGVSLQTGKTVTSVSHITGGKFTVKLEKRSIDHVEYVEADYLLIASGSSQQGYDLATQLGHSIVKPVPSLFTFKIDDLQLIELSGVTFPKVKAKLKLEALQKNVPQLTQVGPMLVTHWGLSGPVILRLSAWGARYLASSDYKGTLLVDFAPDHHIDDLKSVLIKHKNQFARQKLLNSCPMALGLVKRFWKYILDREGLDGDILWSSISNNLLMSIVFTLKHCSFTVKGKGQFKDEFVTAGGVPLSEIYLNTMQSRIHPCLYFAGEVLNVDGITGGFNFQNAWSGGYIAGTSIGNQSIANIEGKYVCESMLGDKS; from the exons ATGAGCATCATGAGTTTCGCCTCTCCGCAGTACATTTATCGCGTCGGCTTTGCTTCTCAAACTTCATCAAATCTCTCGAGAATCTTCAGCTACGCATTCTTCGCCCGCCGTCGAAGAAGATTTAATGCAGTTTCGCTCTCTGTAACTCCAAAG TCAGATGAAGAGCTGCTGCTGGTGGTGGGTGGCGGAGCTGCCGGAATGTACGGCGCAATTAACGCCAAGACGGTTGCGCCGAATCTTAAAGTCGTTGTAATTGAGAAAGCGAAGCCCTTATCCAAG GTGAAAATTTCTGGAGGAGGCCGCTGTAACGTGACAAATGGGCATTATGCTGATCATATG CTTTTGGCAGACAACTATCCAAGGGGCAACAAGGAACTGAGAGGCTCATTTTTCACTGTCCATGGTCCAATGGATACTATGTCTTGGTTCTCCAACAATGGAGTGGAGCTGAAA ATTGAGGAAGATGGAAGGGTATTTCCAGTAAGCAATAGTTCGTCTTCCATTATTGATTGCCTCATGTCTGAAGCAAAGAAGAGGGGAG TCTCACTGCAGACTGGAAAAACTGTCACAAGTGTATCTCACATTACTGGTGGGAAGTTCACTGTCAAGCTAGAGAAACGTTCTATTGACCATGTTGAGTATGTGGAAGCAGACTATCTATTGATTGCTAGTGGTAGTAGTCAGCAG GGTTATGATCTTGCCACTCAACTTGGACATTCTATCGTAAAACCTGTTCCCAGCTTATTCACTTTCAAGATTGATGATTTGCAGTTAATAGAGTTATCTGGG GTCACATTTCCTAAAGTGAAAGCAAAACTGAAGTTAGAAGCCCTTCAGAAGAATGTCCCACAGCTTACACAG GTTGGTCCCATGTTAGTGACACATTGGGGACTTAGTGGACCGGTGATTCTTCGGTTATCTGCTTGGGGAGCACGTTATCTTGCAAGTTCAGATTATAAGG GAACACTGTTGGTGGATTTTGCTCCTGATCATCATATTGACGATTTGAAGTCTGTACTCATTAAGCACAAGAATCAGTTTGCG AGACAAAAGTTGCTCAACTCTTGTCCAATGGCGCTTGGCCTTGTCAAGAGATTTTGGAAGTATATATTAGACCGTGAG GGACTAGATGGAGATATCTTGTGGTCTTCCATTTCCAACAATTTGTTGATGTCCATTGTGTTTACTTTAAAGCATTGTTCCTTTACTGTGAAGGGAAAG GGACAATTTAAGGATGAATTTGTCACCGCTGGAGGAGTTCCATTGTCGGAG ATTTACTTGAATACAATGCAGAGCAGGATCCATCCATGTCTATATTTTGCTGGAGAG GTACTAAATGTTGATGGTATAACTGGAGGGTTTAATTTTCAG AATGCTTGGTCAGGTGGATATATTGCAGGAACAAGCATTGGCAACCAATCTATAGCCAATATAGAAGGAAAATATGTTTGTGAAAGCATGCTTGGTGACAAGAGTTAA